In a single window of the Rhodamnia argentea isolate NSW1041297 chromosome 2, ASM2092103v1, whole genome shotgun sequence genome:
- the LOC115746378 gene encoding homeobox protein knotted-1-like 2 yields the protein MEEYGQMNDNSSTGSRGNNSSFLYASPVLGPSSSGNSNYGRGNSSSSHFYSQSGGDHCFQSEAPPHPVVKTEVAASHHGHARKFHHYSLVRDHHDPSASHHHQHQHHQHQQLQTVSESSREVDAMKAKIIAHPQYSNLLEAYMDCQKVGAPPEVVAKLSVARQEFESRQRSAVASADGSKDPELDQFMEAYYDMLVKYRDELTRPLQEAMDFMRRIETQLNSLSNNGPVRVFNSDDKCEGVGSSEEDQDNSGGETELPEIDPRAEDRELKNHLLRKYSGYLSSLKQELSKKKKKGKLPKEARQKLLSWWELHYKWPYPSETEKVALAESTGLDQKQINNWFINQRKRHWKPSEDMQFMVMDGLHPQGAALYMDGHYIGDGPYRLGP from the exons ATGGAGGAATATGGGCAGATGAACGACAACAGTAGCACTGGGTCGAGAGGGAACAACAGCAGCTTCTTGTACGCGTCGCCTGTTCTTGGGCCGAGCTCCTCTGGCAATAGCAATTACGGGAGGGGaaatagcagcagcagccatTTCTATTCCCAGTCCGGTGGCGATCACTGCTTCCAATCCGAAGCGCCGCCGCACCCGGTGGTGAAGACCGAGGTAGCCGCCTCTCACCACGGCCATGCTCGTAAGTTTCATCACTATTCTCTGGTGAGAGACCATCATGACCCCTCAGCTTCTCACCACCACCAGCACCAACACCACCAGCATCAGCAGCTACAAACAGTGAGCGAGAGCTCGCGCGAGGTCGATGCCATGAAGGCCAAGATCATCGCTCACCCTCAGTACTCCAACCTCTTGGAAGCTTACATGGACTGCCAAAAG GTCGGAGCGCCGCCTGAGGTGGTGGCGAAGCTGTCGGTGGCGCGACAGGAGTTCGAGTCGCGGCAGCGGTCGGCGGTGGCTTCGGCGGACGGGTCGAAGGACCCGGAGCTGGACCAATTCATG GAAGCGTATTACGACATGCTGGTGAAGTACCGGGACGAGCTGACGCGGCCGTTGCAGGAGGCCATGGACTTCATGCGCAGGATCGAAACTCAGCTCAACTCGCTCAGCAACAATGGCCCGGTTCGCGTCTTCAACTCTg ATGATAAGTGTGAAGGGGTTGGTTCATCGGAAGAGGACCAGGATAACAGTGGCGGTGAAACAGAATTACCTGAGATCGATCCGCGTGCTGAGGATAGAGAACTGAAGAACCATCTGTTAAGGAAGTATAGCGGGTATTTAAGTAGCTTGAAGCAAGAACtctccaagaagaagaagaaaggcaaaCTACCTAAGGAAGCCCGGCAGAAGCTGCTTAGCTGGTGGGAGTTACACTACAAATGGCCATATCCATCG GAGACGGAGAAGGTGGCATTGGCTGAATCCACTGGTCTAGACCAGAAACAGATAAACAATTGGTTCATAAATCAAAGGAAACGCCATTGGAAACCTTCCGAAGATATGCAGTTCATGGTGATGGACGGTCTTCATCCGCAAGGCGCTGCACTATACATGGACGGTCACTACATTGGTGATGGTCCGTACCGTTTGGGCCCGTAG